From Anopheles arabiensis isolate DONGOLA chromosome 3, AaraD3, whole genome shotgun sequence, a single genomic window includes:
- the LOC120902026 gene encoding uncharacterized protein LOC120902026 translates to MNVASSSPSSRKQKRLGPAPIASMEDTSAEEKAQMEQQNHHNLQRWSHEKSSIDSSRGSPTKPYEGHSALIPATPRIDISRASSHSSHHDSRDSSPENVFEQVGTGTLQDSGVLGFREEDTLDLRNSTEELQFMEPEKGNREKEKPNTQINYGSCPTQRYSPIIWKLEEQPSQSQYQYQHQQQQQHNRKDSASSEVVAFLSISGRTSRLSSVGSQGSANSKLSATSAVSGISRSPSPHKMLLETSFCGAKPLQTYAESGVVGSSLEPSTEKMLEQVILSRKKDPTEAVLAEGVHVLSSAGIAGSALGNGHHRGEKENIPQQPPPGGGDVQTAAQQSTMMGHTRRKSDCGMSTANNLEIQNIKTNQTSRSVGNKRHIPPRDLKNSIVGVMPSGTEYIRIKLKPDHCYSDNGIADNERVVEKPKDSVQELSVASTHDQHRTRASSVTRSPSPANQQQHLPRKKRTSTASNESTTLGGRYDQTTDQPTASANSTPSKQKLVLKMFKSKRDPKSKSPSPMGSAADGIGQSFSNSPGYDQHTKSNIAAARSPGSTGLRYYDTPLDGQSIHIPLHTPPEERRLGSFRSAAGVTSSSFMEAAAAASGGSAFERQVSVSASGTPTGHGSSIQKHAKTPKQQRIANMTVTIHDRPKPMPPLKCYRIDNPDGSIIIPLKSPIEDKENNSHNWENVIGELSQRIEKHVSEDLDDGEKCSKAKSHSSTNNYVEPVNRKQEQRHGNQAMPPPPPPPPPPPASRSKVPKSPVPTSTENKETVDIELHRMQQMNQAPTSSVSVSMRKKQAALFQMRMGSGSEEQIFSTTLKDYTKEMNRNSSTVSQSSETSLQKAQCEQVHRGDSNNMLIDGSIVIGGEGTQTRKLLAGNCSEHPNDLVTAHSVTTSSSPQQVMQAQGAMLMKELHEHQKQHQLRQQQKLEQQQQQQQLQQERKQKRDSYGSHKSAEAIDDEAAPIVSRSSTSPAECIDTKHHHQQHQHQNHHHQLHNHVHRQKHHDHDQTPSIERPGSSATVDDGMASSESEKDSEFDSASIQTGRHALRPNMLAIEDHESAGLVFQESFDDELPYIPTTLPEEKPVGIKLVPAKERTQIDLKTYPLERPRSTTPIHPGSLDKYCHDRSASAGVRGMTVRSTTGGDKQATLHDSTSTPKSSNVAKLRISLPVKKSSDGTGSGVGSRVFEHRSSLGAITMTTTTAGGNAGGSTSVAGSGSTGRQYRSTSTTTAMMSSMVISNRGIASEDSPTPPPLPPRKASASSSSANTVTPPGYKWIDVEAIPELRKAPKRITAIPQKPQQPLSQTRNANNDSAGYTNDRRETTLDGQVYNYVNPEDCQCECHEHERTVANSSTSVGAHDDMMVSSVELADDCRPLLRSSSSSLTAAPAGTTPMLDECPTDRKVRPECVVPDNDG, encoded by the exons ATGGAGCAGCAAAATCATCATAATTTGCAACGCTGGTCGCATGAAAAATCATCAATTGATTCGTCTCGTGGCTCGCCGACAAAACCATACGAAGGTCATTCGGCGCTGATACCTGCAACACCACGCATCGACATCAGTAGAGCCTCATCCCATTCGTCTCATCATGACAGTAGAGACAGTAGTCCCGAAAATGTGTTTGAGCAG GTCGGTACAGGTACGTTGCAAGACTCGGGTGTACTTGGTTTTCGTGAGGAAGACACGCTGGACTTACGAAACTCTACCGAGGAACTGCAGTTTATGGAACCGGAGAAGGGTAATcgcgagaaagaaaaacctAATACGCAA ATAAACTACGGTTCCTGCCCCACACAACGTTACTCACCAATCATTTGGAAGCTAGAGGAACAGCCTAGTCAGTCGCAATACCAGtaccagcatcagcagcaacagcaacataatCGTAAAGATTCTGCCAGTTCTGAGGTAGTGGCATTCCTGTCCATTTCTGGGCGTACTAGCCGGCTTTCAAGTGTTGGTAGTCAGGGATCAGCTAACAGTAAACTTTCGGCTACATCGGCTGTTTCTGGCATTTCACGGTCACCTTCGCCTCATAAGATGCTACTAGAAACCTCTTTCTGCGGTGCGAAACCTCTACAGACTTATGCCGAAAGTGGTGTTGTTGGAAGTAGTCTGGAGCCGTCTACGGAAAAGATGCTAGAACAAGTCATACTGTCCCGAAAGAAAGATCCGACGGAAGCAGTTCTAGCGGAAGGAGTGCACGTACTATCTTCCGCAGGGATAGCTGGCTCCGCCCTAGGAAATGGTCACCACagaggagaaaaagaaaacattcctCAGCAACCACCTCCTGGTGGTGGAGATGTTCAAACTGCAGCACAACAAAGTACTATGATGGGTCATACACGGCGTAAGTCGGATTGCGGCATGAGCACGGCGAACAATCTAGAGatacaaaatatcaaaacaaatcaaacaagcCGTAGCGTTGGCAATAAGCGTCATATTCCACCGCGTGATTTGAAGAACTCAATAGTTGGTGTCATGCCAAGCGGAACAGAGTATATACGAATTAAGCTTAAACCGGATCATTGCTACAGCGATAACGGCATTGCAGACAACGAACGTGTCGTAGAAAAACCGAAGGACAGCGTCCAGGAACTTTCGGTGGCGTCAACCCACGATCAACATCGAACACGTGCGTCCAGTGTTACCCGATCGCCGTCGCCCGCAAAC caacagcagcaccttcCCCGGAAAAAGCGTACATCGACGGCGTCCAATGAATCGACCACACTTGGTGGTAGGTACGATCAAACAACAGATCAACCTACCGCATCGGCCAACTCGACACCGTCGAAGCAGAAGCTGGTGCTGAAAATGTTCAAATCTAAACGGGACCCAAAGTCGAAGTCTCCTTCGCCAATGGGTTCGGCAGCGGACGGTATTGGGCAATCCTTCTCTAATTCCCCTGGTTACGACCAACATACGAAAAGCAACATCGCTGCAGCACGATCACCTGGATCGACAGGATTGCGCTACTATGACACACCGCTCGATGGCCAAAGTATACATATTCCACTGCACACGCCGCCAGAGGAACGGCGTTTGGGTTCATTCCGCAGTGCGGCTGGTGTAACATCATCTTCTTTTAtggaagcagcagctgcagcatcaGGAGGAAGTGCATTTGAAAGGCAAGTGTCGGTATCCGCTTCAGGCACACCCACAGGGCATGGCAGTAGCATTCAAAAACACGCCAAAACACCCAAACAGCAACGCATTGCCAATATGACAGTTACGATACATGATCGGCCCAAGCCAATGCCTCCACTCAAATGCTATAGGATTGACAATCCGGACGGTAGTATTATAATTCCGCTAAAATCCCCAATTGAGGATAAGGAAAATAATTCACATAACTGGGAGAATGTTATTGGGGAGCTATCACAGCGCATTGAAAAACATGTTAGTGAAGATCTCGATGATGGTGAAAAATGCTCTAAAGCAAAATCCCACTCATCAACGAACAATTATGTTGAACCTGTTAACAGAAAACAGGAACAAAGGCACGGTAATCAGGCCATGCCTCCGCCACccccgccaccgccaccaccacctgcaTCTAGATCAAAAGTACCAAAATCTCCTGTACCTACTTCGACGGAAAACAAGGAAACGGTAGATATAGAACTTCATAGAATGCAACAAATGAATCAAGCGCCAACGTCCTCGGTAAGTGTTTCTATGCGTAAGAAACAGGCGGCTCTATTTCAAATGCGTATGGGTTCTGGCAGTGAGGAGCAGATATTCAGCACCACTTTGAAAGATTATACTAAAGAGATGAACCGTAACAGCTCAACCGTAAGCCAAAGTTCTGAAACCTCGCTACAGAAAGCCCAGTGCGAGCAGGTGCATAGGGGAGACAGCAACAACATGTTGATCGACGGTAGTATTGTCATTGGTGGCGAAGGCACACAAACAAGGAAACTGTTGGCCGGTAATTGTAGTGAGCATCCAAACGACCTAGTGACAGCCCATAGTGTAACAACATCATCTTCACCTCAACAGGTCATGCAGGCGCAAGGAGCAATGTTGATGAAGGAACTACATGAACATCAAAAACAGCACCAGTTAAGACAGCAACAGAAGCtagagcaacagcagcaacagcagcagctacaacaagaaagaaagcagAAGCGGGACAGTTACGGTTCACATAAGAGTGCAGAAGCAATAGATGATGAAGCAGCTCCAATAGTATCACGCAGTAGTACTAGCCCAGCCGAATGTATTGATACAaagcaccaccatcaacaacaccaacatcaaaatcatcatcatcagcttcaCAATCATGTCCATCGTCAAAAGCACCATGATCATGATCAGACGCCATCGATTGAACGGCCAGGCTCCAGTGCCACTGTCGACGACGGAATGGCGTCGTCAGAAAGTGAAAAGGATTCGGAATTTGATTCCGCTTCGATACAAACGGGACGGCATGCTCTGCGACCAAATATGCTCGCGATCGAGGATCACGAAAGTGCTGGTCTAGTCTTTCAAGAATCATTCGACGACGAATTACCATATATTCCCACAACATTGCCGGAAGAGAAACCGGTAGGCATTAAGTTGGTGCCAGCAAAGGAGCGCACGCAGATCGATTTGAAGACATATCCTCTTGAACGACCCCGCTCAACAACACCCATCCATCCAGGCTCACTGGATAAATATTGCCATGATCGTTCGGCGTCTGCTGGAGTGCGAGGCATGACAGTACGTTCTACCACCGGTGGAGATAAGCAAGCAACATTACACGACTCCACGTCTACACCAAAAAGTTCAAATGTGGCAAAGCTTCGTATTAGCCTACCGGTCAAAAAGTCCAGCGATGGGACCGGATCAGGAGTGGGATCCCGAGTTTTTGAGCATCGCTCATCGTTGGGGGCTATTACAATGACAACTACGACAGCAGGAGGAAATGCGGGTGGAAGTACTAGTGTTGCTGGTAGTGGAAGTACGGGTAGACAATATCGATCGACTTCGACAACGACGGCGATGATGTCCTCAATGGTAATAAGTAACCGCGGAATTGCATCAGAAGATTCACCAACGCCGCCACCACTGCCACCGCGTAAAGCGTCCGCTTCGTCATCGTCGGCAAACACAGTCACGCCTCCAGGTTACAAATGGATCGATGTGGAAGCTATACCAGAACTGCGAAAAGCACCCAAACGTATAACAGCAATACCACAAAAGCCACAGCAACCATTATCGCAAACACGTAACGCCAACAATGACAGTGCCGGTTACACGAATGATCGTCGAGAAACGACTCTGGATGGTCAAGTGTACAATTATGTCAATCCGGAAGATTGTCAATGCGAATGCCACGAGCATGAACGGACAGTCGCCAACTCAAGCACAAGTGTCGGGGCGCACGACGATATGATGGTCTCTTCAGTCGAATTGGCTGACGATTGTAGGCCTCTGTTGCGCTCGTCCTCGTCTTCTTTaacagcagctccagcaggcACTACTCCTATGTTAGATGAATGCC